TGTTGGAGGCTCTGTTTCCCATCTGTGGTTTGGCCCTTTCTCTTGGTTCCTAGCATCATCTTCCTGTAGAGATGGCAGGGAGCTTAAAGAGAGGATCTGCTGTGGGGATGAGGTTGTTGATGGAACCAtgtcctccatacagatctgaACCCTTAGCAGCAAATCTAACTACTCCCTTTACTGGTTTGTTTACAACATGAACCCAATTCAGTGGTTCGGTTTTCTGCCGGCCACCAAGATCACCAAACAATTTGAAAACTTGTAGTGTCGCAACAACTCCTGTGGGGGCGCTGTTCAAGTACTATTAAACAAACAGGTAGTTTCTCTTGAGTTTGATTTAAATGCGTTTGACATCCATAAAAACGACATCATCCGTTTAACAGGACACACGTTTAGTCTCATGTAGGCGATCTGAGCTGTAAATGCGTCATAGTAGATGACTGAAGGTGAATATGGGAGGACCTAGAGGTGTGTCACTGAGAGTATGACCAGTAGTCTCCTCTCATTGATCTCCATCTCGCTCTCCTGTTGGAGAAGTCCTTGAAAGAACCTAAAGTGTTCAGTGAAGCTGTGTGTTTCAGGTGTTCTGGGATTAGCTGTTCATTGTTATCAGTGGTTCTGATGGTCCATCAGCTCACGTACAGACATGTGGCTGAAAACCATCTGTTGTGGAATGGCTTCCCGCTCCTGGTTGGCCCAAACATCTTCTCCCAGGAGAACGCTTTGATATCTTTGGCTCATCAAGGATAAAAATCAACCAACAGTGAGCGCTGTGCAGGTTTATAGTTGAACAAACGTCAGTTAGAACATTCCTTCCCGTCACATGAAGAGTTTGGTGCTTCTGTGCAGCTTTCCAGACTAAAGTTCATCTCTTATTAATAATAAAGGAACCCAACCTGAAAAGACTCTGAACTGGTTCTCCAGTTTAATGAGACAGAAATATAAGAGGGGAGAAGAACCCAGGACTGTGTTGTTTCGGATAAAGACCACGCTCCATAGTGCTCATAATGCATAGTTTTCCTCTGGGATTACGTGATGTTCTCTGAAGATGACCACAACAGCCTGATTTCTCATTAGAGCTCTGAGCTTCACATCTGTTTCTTGAAAAGaagatttattcattttcatatttttatcagagatttttctgtcCCTTTTGCGTCTGAACCACTTGGATTTAAACGTTCCCGCCCTTGTTCCTCCTTCTGGACCTCCCTGTGGTCCTCTAATGAAGACACTGGACCTCCTCCTTCTGTGAGCACAGTTCTTCATCAGCCAGTTTGTGCTCACATTCGAGGGGAGGAATAATCATTGTTATCCCAGGATGCTCCTTCAGGTCAGATCCATTGGATTCTGTGGCCGAACCAGAACACTGGTTATGTATTTTAGCCCAGACTGTACGAGTGCAGGTGCAGCTCTCTAAGTTCTGGCCCGGTTATTTTTCTGCGCTGTAGGATCAGGAAGGCTTGTGTGCAGGTGATTAGTGGGAAGCTGGTAGCCTTCAGTGGGATTAGGATTAACGCCGTAAGGCTGACTGCTTTAACAAACACTAATTAATTTCTGGCGCTGCAGCAGGCGTCCTCAGAGCAGGGGTTAGAGGTCATTCTCGCTTCGACTGCAgcacttcttctgtttttagtgTCATTGCTGCCTCTGTGGCTCTCTGCTGGTAGCAGACCACTCCTCGGGAGGAGGCATCTGCTCTGGAGCTCACGCTGGTTCTGATAAGCCCAGAGCTTCACTCTGTTCTGGTTGGGCTCTATGTTAACAGTCTATTTGTTTGGGCTGATCTGCACACATAAATAACCTCTGATTTATGTAgtttcagtttgtgtttcaAAGTTCAGTCATAACCGCCCACCTGTTCTTCTCCTGGTTTGTCTTTCAGAGCCCTACTGGACCCGCTGGTTCCTGTCCGTCCACTGGGTTTACTGGCAGCGGGCATGAGGGTTCTCCAAGCCACGGACCGCATTGTTACAGGAcaataacatttctttttctctccgTCTGAAATCCTCCCCCGTCAGAGTCACCCACACAGCCCCTCGGACCACCCCTCCCACGCTGTAATCCTGTGTGAAACCGGGCCCGCACGGCTGCACATGCTCTCTTTTGTCCACGCGGCTGTTGTTGCAGCGGAGGCCCACAGAGGCCATGAGGGAGAACAGACGGCAGCATAAAGAGCTGACGGCAGGAGAATGAGCTTCCCGGGCCGCAGGATGGGGGGAGGAACTACGGGATGTGTCCATTATCACCCCACAGCCGACCCAAACTGGACCAACAGTCGACCTGAGAAATTAGCCTCCTACTGACCTGCAGTAGGATGCACTGAGAGACTCAACAGAAGccttttttctgctgtttgatattgttctggttctggttcctgGGTGGACGTCTACAGTTACCAGCTGCCAAAAGTGCCTTTCTTCTGACTTCTGCGGGTTGTTGGTCCTGAACTGTGGTTCATCTTctcattttttcactttttacatAAACACACTTTCAGAACTGGTTTTGCCATATTTTGGATCAGGCTCAGCAGAACAACTGAAGTTCTTTTTCACTTTGTTTGGGAGTTTGATTCTGACTAGCTTCAGCTGCCGGAGACCCGTCGCCATGGTTACATTACAGTCCAAATGGCGCTTCCTGTTCATGTTCCTGGGCATCCAGCTGGTCGTCATGGCGCTGCTGTCCCGGGAGGGATACCACAAACGGGTCAGCTACTTTATCCGGATCTTCCGCAAGGGGGACGCGGCAGGTCCACAGCTCCGGAACCGTACGAGCGCCGCCTTCAGTGGAGGGGACGTTTATGCCAACCTGTCCCATCTGTCCAAAGGACACAGCCATGGAGACGAAATGCCTTACTGCCCAAAGACGTCCCCCCTGATAGGTGAGTGCTGTCCTGTTTCCACTAAATGTTTGGTACCGTCCAGAGTCATTGGTCCGCCCCGGTAAAATGTGTTCAATAAATTCATCATTACTGCTATTTGTCGATCTGAAAGAGGCAGAACAACCCAGCTGCACAGGAACTGATGGTCCTGTATAAAAGTTAGaactgaagaaaccttcatgtGTTCCTCGCCTGTTTGATCTCATCAAAGTTTCCAGGAACTTCTAGTTAGTAATTTACTTCCTGTGTCCTGGGGGTagaaatatgatgtgacacagtgGGCTATTTCTCTTAGCAACCAGGGGGACAGACGAGGACCCGTTCATGTGATGTTACCTCCTACCTGCAAGCAGGGAGGtgaaaacatctccaaagctcactttTAAGCAGCTGGTGTCACCAGGTTTCCATAACAACCAGGCCAGCCGGCCTGTCCtagcatcacaaacataaatatgtgGAGTTTACTGAACTGGACCTGAGCTTTTCCTCAACAAACACCTGAGGTGAGTTTGGAGAGCAGCAGTGGTTGAGGAACAGCTCATATTGTTTAGTATGGAGGAGGATCTATCATGCTAGGGGCTTGTTTCTCTCagaatcaaccttcttccatgacCACCTCAGTCTCTAGATctaaagaagaaaagagaaCACCAGAGGAGAACCAGAACTCTGGACCATCTGTCAAAGATCCACCTCTGACTGTGGGAAGTGTTGAAGGAGAAAACTGAAGGCTGCAAGGAGAACCATAACTGTGCCACTGGTGATTTGGATTATCCAGCTGCAGTAgaagatgaatttatttgagCACATATTTAGCAGAGGAGCtgctttattttcagtttatccCACCAGTTACCTCTCTGTCTATCGATGGTTCCTGACATTTAAGAGAAACATCTGAACATCTGCCACAGACTTCCTGTGCTCTTCctgttttaggttttctttcTGCTGGTGAGGAGATTTTATGTGAATCTCTCTGTATCATCAGGCTTTCTGAAGGCTTTGTTTTGTCATGCGTTCTGCTTGGTTGAGCTGCAGGAGAGTaagttggactttgactggttcTCCACTCGTTCTGCGTCGACACGCAGCCTGAGGGAGGAATCTTATTTCGCTTCAGGGTTCAGCTATTCTAAGATCTCTGCTTCCTGGTTCTCCTCGGCTCAGCTTATGCAACCATTCAGTGTCTGCCGTCATCGCTGTGCCGCTCCAGCAGTGAATGCCTTAAAGTCACAGTGACGCTAATTTGGCAAACTGGAGTGAATCCAGCTTATTGAGAGCGGCTCTGCTGTGTGTTTGGCTGTTAAGGGATTTGGGATTAATTATCTCAGTAAAAGTCGGTCTTCTAAAGAAGGAAAAGCTTAATGGGGATGTTTGAATcaatcatctgctggtgtttccACCTTCCAACCAGCTGCATGTTCGGTTTCAGAGACAGAAATGTTTCGTTATGCTTGCTGTGGTTCTGCAGCGTGCCAAAAATCCAATAATTCTTCAGAAATTACGGTTCTGAGTGTCAGATTTCCAGGATTTGTGCTGAATATctggaaaagtttggaattGGATTTGAGCctttttatatttgaaaaatataagTTGAGGATgaaaagcaaactttatttcttatttatcaCTTAAAGGATAACAATCTAATTATCGAAGAGAGACgtttaaaggaaaattggacgATTCCAGTGGCAGACTGGTTGGTTGAGTCTCTACTTTTTTGGCCTCCATatccttttgtttttaactggaCCCAGGGTTCTTGGACTGGGTTTGGTTTAGATGCCAAATGAAGCAGTTTTAATCCAGTTTGTGAACTTTGTCACGGACtggattaaaatgtatttaatctgTGATCGTTAGAGCTGCACGATATTAGGAAAACGTGATAATGCTGCGATGGATCCATAAATCATAAAAATGGTActgatgtctttctgctttgggttcatTTGCAGCATAAACCCCAGAAACCTGAGTGGTCCATCCAGCCACTGGAAGGACATCTAAATGTAACATCTTCATCTCGACAACAAGGTTTTATTGAAGTTCTTCTGGCTGCTGTTTAGCTTCAGTTATTTACTGACTGGACCAGCTCAGGTACTGCCTGATTACGCCACCCTGCCCCTCGCTGATGCCGTTCTCAGCCCAACAGTTCCTTACATCCCCATCACTAGTCAGGAGGCAACGTTTCAGGGATTTACCAAGTTGGAATATACTGGAATATACTGGAATGAATGggaatatttaaacattttcaaggtTGACTCATAACACAGATTTTAAATTAGCACTATATTGCCAGAAGTATTGGGTCCCAGCACCAGATCAATGAGTCCTAGTGGTCCAATTACTGCCACGGCTGCAGGTGTGGAGAACCTTGACTGACCTGCAGAgttctgacctcaaccttcctgaacacctttgggatggaggctgcagttctggttctgatctaaCTATGAACTCACTGCAAACCTTGGACAGAGGTTACAGAGCAATTAAAGTTGCTGTTGATGGCAATGgaggtccatcaacaaactggacctagagattaagaataggatgtcatcaaagttcatgtacatgtagaaGTAGACGGATACTTTAGGCAACTTAGTGCAGCTGGgacaatattttgaacaaaatcaGCTTTGCTTCTGCTTGTTTTTCCTCAGGTTGGACCTTCTGCTGCGCTCCTAACAGACTGGGTTTTTTTCAGGGCTTCTTCTACCTGAGGTTCAGCTCTGATGGCTGCTGCAGGAGAACTTCTTGTTTTAATAGATCTGTTTTTATCGGCTGTTTTTGGGTCAGATAATGGTGCCATAAACATGTACATGACGTTGATACACAGAGGtcaaaatgatttgtttttataaaccaGTCAACCTGAGCAGCAACCAGGTGGGACTGAACAGTTGGAGAAGATCTGTTAATGTTTTCTGTACCTTCAGACGTTGGTCAGATGTATGAGCTGATAATATGTTCCTGCTTAATCATTACACTGCAGGGCTCTGATAGACTGGAAGGAGGCTGTGCCCTGTGCCACCCTGTTCCTGCTGATCACTGGGTCAGAACCATTAGAGCCTTTCTCAAGAACACTTTGTGCTAAGCAGCAGGAAGAGGAAAATCACAATGAATGtgtaataaaacagaataaatatgtTAACGAGCTGCTGGTTGAAACCCAGTATTTTGCTCCCTACCAGAGGGAAATATGACTCTGGTGCTTCATTCAAATCACAACCTCTTTGTCTCTGACCAGAACATTTGCCTTTGCTCTGTGTCTGCAGGGGGGCCGATCCACGTCAGCTTCCCGTCCGGCCTCACCCTGGCTGAGGTTCAGAGGAAAAACCCCCTGGTGGTGCGAGGAGGGCGCTACAGGCCGCCCTACTGCGAGCCCAGACACAAGACGGCCATCATCATCCCCCACCGGCACCGAGAGCATCACCTAAAGTTCCTGCTCTACTACCTGCATCCGTTCCTGCAGCGGCAGCAGCTCAACTACGGGATCTACGTCATCCACCAGGTGAGACCCACAGAACCCAGTTGCGGTTCAACTAGATCTGCATTCAGTAAGCCGGGTCACATCTGGATCAGCTTTCAGTTGGAAACGTGCTTGTTATGAGCTAGAGGTCCCTCTAGTGATTAATGTCTGCATGTGCTTTCTTCTTCTGCAGCTTCCAGGGCTGCCAGCAGGAATACATTTCATTATGTCGTCGTTTTTATCGGTTTAACTgcctttcattcattttatttctggTTTTCCAACCTGCTGATTGTCTAATAAATACCAAAACTCTCCAATAAAAAAGAagcttattttaaaaacagaaaacttaaaGCAGACGTTTAGTTTTTTCTGGATAAACGAATTGGACCTTAAGACAGGCTCTGGGTCAGTTTGAGGTTCTGACTGACAGAACACACTAATAAATGAACTCTGAACTTGTTCCCAACCTTAGACAGCCCAGCGGTGCAGCTCTAGGATCCAAACGATCACAAAGCAGACATTTTTCCCAACAGCCACCTGTGTTTTAATAAAGAGGGAAGCGAAGAAGATTTCCTTCAGCCGACTGTCGGATCACAGCAACTGGTGGGGGAGGGgcgctgctgctgtgcagtaaATCCAGCTGCAGGAAATTCCGGTACTTTCTCCGGCGTTTCGTGATTGTAGAAACTTTGAATTGTAGGATCGGTCCGTCAGAAATGGAGCTGGATCATTAACGATCTGCGCTGCATCGCCATCAGCAGCCGGCTGTTATGTTTGAAGCGTCATGGATTCACGCTCTGCGGCATCGCAGCCATTTCTGTGGCCCGCTGGGCAGACTCTGGCGGCCCGAACCCGGTTGACATGCTGATGCTCACCAGATGGTGGTGAAGACAGCATGATTGCATATTTTCCTTTGGGGCAGCTCTGGTCAggaaatatttctggttttAAAAGCATCTTGTACTGGAAACCAGCTGACGACCGCTGGTGAGAAAACGCCAGTGAAGTGGGAGCATGTGGGCAGCTCACTGATCACTGGGTTGGTTGCTCCGTTTGTTTTTAATTGACCCTTTgagtcagctgttttcttcaggtCTGGATTATCATGGAAAACTTTTCTCTCCATTTCTAAAAGAGAGAAATCCATTAAAGACGGCCTGGAGCAGCGTGACCCTGACCTTTTGCCAAGGATATAATCACAATATTTCACACAAGCAGCATCTGTAAAACATGTTCAAACTGAGCCTCAGTGATGGACTTTAGAAATGAAAAGTATTTGATATGAAACGTCCATCCTGGTTTTGAAAGGATTGCGCTGCCAGGCTGTGGGGTTCTGGGCGCAGAGCCATATATGACGAACCGCCcgtttcttcctgtttttctcaGTCGTCAAACATTCAGTTTAAGGAAGCGAAGAATTACCAACATGAAGCAGAGATGGACCTTTAATTTCTCTTCTGCTACTCCAGACGTTCTTCAGGAGACGGCTGCTTGTTTTACTCAGTTTCAGCCTTTAGTTCAGATATTTTTGCCTGATGAGACGACACGGCTAAGacgtgtttttatttacttgtgACTGGGACAAAATGTGTCCCAGTTAAATCTGAGAGTTTTGTAGCAAATGTTCAGAGTtttatctgtttcttttttttttacctttgcagGCGGGAAATTACACCTTTAACCGAGCCAAGCTGATGAACGTTGGTTTCCGAGAGGCCATGAGGGAGGAGGACTGGGATTGTCTCTTCTTCCATGACGTCGACCTCATCCCAGAGGACGACCGCAACCTTTACGTCTGCGACGCCAACCCCAAGCATGCCGCCATCGCCATGGACAAGTTCGGCTACAAGTACGCCGCTGATCATCAAGTGTCTGCAGCACATTCTGAGGAAGACTCACCCCTCTGTTTCTGCCCGTTGTCCCCTCCAGGCTTCCGTACAAGATGTACTTTGGAGGAGTGTCGGCTCTGTCGCCACTGCACTACCTCAAGATGAACGGCTTCCCCAACAACTACTGGGGCTGGGGTGGAGAGGACGACGACATTGGAGTCAGGTCAGACTGGTTCTGAGGTTCTACACCATGGAGCATACAGCAGTTTCACTCTTGACCCTTTTGCACTAGTTTCAACTTAGAGCGGTCCGAGTCGGTCTTAAAACTCAACGTCAGAAGACCGGGGGTCACTGGTTAGGGGGCGGAGTCATATCTTCAgctgttaaattgttttacgCTGGGCTTACTGTGAATATGAGCACTATTAttagcaagctagcattaggtagcgTTAGCTCAGCCTCACACGTCCTCTAACTCGCATCCTTCCGTATGATGCTGCACGGCTTCCCTTTCTATCCTGACTGATCCACAGTTCTTCGGGTCTCGTTGCCCAGAACCTTCTCTGGTTCTGTtctttcactctgagtctgacaGCAGCCATAAACAGAGCAGCAGTCTTGGCTGgtggtttgtttttgtctttaaatcACATCACTTCAGACCGTGAGGCCGGCTTGCTATTAACGATCTCATCCCCATTGAGATGGTActcaattgtaatggaaaattaatcAAAGCGTGTTAAACTGACCCGATCCGACCCGAATACattaggtactaatggaaaagtgGCATTTAATGACCAAGCCATGACATCCTGCTGAGTGCATTTTTAATAATACAGATTTCTCTGCACCTCGTTCCAGCAGACTGATTGCTGAGCCTTGTTGCTTTGTGTCCTCAGGGTTTCTCTGGGTGGGATGTACATCAGCCGGCCGTCCCTGAAAGTCGGCCGCTACAAAATGATCAAACACAAGCTGGACAAAGGCAACGACGTGAACCCGAAGAGGTACAGTTCAACAACACACCAAACAAAGCTCACACAGGTTCCTGCCGaggtggaaagacatcagcaatgacctcagAGAAGCAACTTCTGCTGCACAACCGTCGTTGAAGGGTTAAAAGGtcaatttaaaaatcaaacccagcatatcagaatcagaatcagctttattgccaagttcttacatacaaacaaggaatttgactccggtccactttgctcttttgttctgtttttgtattacagaataaacatatttacaatatacaatatataataatatcGGCACAAGCAACTCATACCAACCGTACAGCACAGAGGTGGACGGCTGATGGTTTGGGTTTGTTTGTAAACAGGAATttatggtccagtcaaagtattctagagtcaaatgtgagtcCATCAGTCTTACAGCTGCTTGGTACCagctgggtcatcaacagaacaatgatctaaaacaaaGCAGCcacaacagaatggctgaaagagaaaaataatcagTGATGTaacggcctagtcaaagttcctGGTAAAATCAGGACTGCTGTGTTATTGCTTCTAAAGGTGGTTCAACAAGCTGTTATTCATCCATAGCTTCTGTGTTTTCATTTAGCTTTGACCAATGgtgatcagaaccagaaacaatACCAGCTCTATAAGTTGATCTCGTCTTCTTCGTCCTCAGGTTCAACATGCTGGCAAAGACACGTCAGACCTGGAAGATGGACGGGATGAACACATGTGAATATGAGCTCCTCTCTCGCAAATACCTGCCTCTCTACACCAACATCACCGTCAACATTGGTACCGAGTCCGGCCTGCACTCGCCGGCTCAGAAACTCAAGGCTGCTCCCGAACCTGTGGAGAAACCTGCAGAGAAACCTGCAGAGAAACCTGCAGAGAAACCTGCAGAGA
This genomic stretch from Girardinichthys multiradiatus isolate DD_20200921_A chromosome 3, DD_fGirMul_XY1, whole genome shotgun sequence harbors:
- the si:dkey-199f5.8 gene encoding beta-1,4-galactosyltransferase 3; this encodes MVTLQSKWRFLFMFLGIQLVVMALLSREGYHKRVSYFIRIFRKGDAAGPQLRNRTSAAFSGGDVYANLSHLSKGHSHGDEMPYCPKTSPLIGGPIHVSFPSGLTLAEVQRKNPLVVRGGRYRPPYCEPRHKTAIIIPHRHREHHLKFLLYYLHPFLQRQQLNYGIYVIHQAGNYTFNRAKLMNVGFREAMREEDWDCLFFHDVDLIPEDDRNLYVCDANPKHAAIAMDKFGYKLPYKMYFGGVSALSPLHYLKMNGFPNNYWGWGGEDDDIGVRVSLGGMYISRPSLKVGRYKMIKHKLDKGNDVNPKRFNMLAKTRQTWKMDGMNTCEYELLSRKYLPLYTNITVNIGTESGLHSPAQKLKAAPEPVEKPAEKPAEKPAEKPAEKPAANSSTKRDKEPPAVK